The sequence CCTTCTCCAAGCGCTTGCGCTCGGCTTCCACGTCCACGGCACCGGACGTATCCAGGGTGACCTCGACGGTGGCCTGGGACAGGCGTACCTCGATGGAGGCAGAGGCGGTGAAGTCCTCGCCCGGCTCGGTGGTGTTGGCCAGGTTGCGGATGAGTTCCTCCTGGTTCTGCAAGTCAGCCGCTGCGAAGTCGAGGCGGCCCGGGACCTTCTGGGAAGGCTTCACGCCCTGGTCGGAGCGGAAGCGGCGCAGCTCGGTGATGAGCTTATCGGCATCCTCGATGCGGCGCGCGGCCACCTCATCCTTCTCCGCGCCACCGTTGGTGTGCTCCTGCGTCGGCCACTGGGCGGTGACGATGGTCTCCCCACCGGTGAGCGCCTTCCACAGAACCTCGGTGACAAACGGCATGGTCGGGTGCAGCAAGCGCAGAACTAGGTCGAGCACGCGGCCCAGGACAATCTGGGTGGTTCGGCCGGTGGCCTGCTCCTCCGCGGTAGCCGCGTCGAAGTCACGCGGGATCTGGGTCTTAGCAATCTCCAGGTACCAGTCACACAGCTCATCCCACACGTAGTGGTAGAGCAGCTCGTTGGCCTTGGCAAACTGGTAATCATCGAGGTAGGCGTCCACCTTGGCGCGGACTTCTTCGGCGCGGTCGAGGATCCAGCGGTCGGCGTCGGAAAGCTCCTCGCGTGCCGGAAGCTCTGCCACGCCCGCGCCGTTCATGAGCGCGAACTTGGTGGCGTTGAAGAGCTTGGTGGCGAAATTACGGCCGGCGGCAGCAGCATCCACGGCCAGCGGCAGGTCCACGCCCGGGTTAGCGCCGCGGGCCAGGGTAAAGCGCAGGGCGTCCGCGCCATAATCGCGCACCCAATCCATCGGGTCAATGCCGTTGCCCAGGGACTTCGACATCTTGCGGCCCTGCTCATCGCGGACCAAGCCGTGGAGGTAGATGTCCTTAAACGGAACCTGTGGGCGGCCGTCCTTGCCTTCACCCAGCAGCTCCGGGGTGTGAGCACCGGCGAAGGTACCGAACATCATCATGCGCGCCACCCAGAAGAACAGGATGTCATAGGCGGTGACCAGCACGTTCGTGGGGAAGAACTTCTCCAGGTCGGCGGTCTTCTCCGGCCAGCCCATGGTGGAGAAAGGCCACAGTGCAGAGGAGAACCACGTGTCCAGCACGTCCGGGTCCTGCTCGTAGCCCTCCGGGGCCTCCTCGTCGGGGCCGAGGCAGACGATATCTCGCTGGCCGTCCTCGCCCTCCGGCCCGTACCAGATCGGGATGCGGTGGCCCCACCACAGCTGGCGGGAGATGCACCAATCGTGCATGTCATCGACCCACTCGAAGTAGCGCGGCTCCAGTGCCTTCGGGTGGATGGTGGTATCGCCCTCGCGGACGGCATCGCCGGACATCGTCGCCATCTTCTTGACGTC is a genomic window of Corynebacterium singulare containing:
- a CDS encoding valine--tRNA ligase; amino-acid sequence: MTDQNKEQLVGTNRADQLPKSWEPQAVEKDLYEGWVSAGYFTPDASSEAEPYSIVLPPPNVTGQLHMGHALDHTLIDSIIRRKRMQGYATLWLPGADHAGIATQTKVESRLREQEGKKRWDYEREEFIQKVWEWKEEFGGTIQNQMRAIGDSVDWSRERFTLDDGLSRAVQTIFKTLYDEGMIYQANRLVNWSPVLETAVSDIEVVYKDVEGELVSIRYGSLDDAEPHLIVATTRVETMLGDVAIAVHPDDERYAHLVGTELPHPFRDDLSLKIIADDYVDMEFGTGAVKITPAHDPNDYAMGQRHNLDMPTIMDTTGHIANTGTQFDGLTREEARVEIREALREQGRIVKEIRPYVHSVGHSERSGEPIEPRLSLQWFVDVKKMATMSGDAVREGDTTIHPKALEPRYFEWVDDMHDWCISRQLWWGHRIPIWYGPEGEDGQRDIVCLGPDEEAPEGYEQDPDVLDTWFSSALWPFSTMGWPEKTADLEKFFPTNVLVTAYDILFFWVARMMMFGTFAGAHTPELLGEGKDGRPQVPFKDIYLHGLVRDEQGRKMSKSLGNGIDPMDWVRDYGADALRFTLARGANPGVDLPLAVDAAAAGRNFATKLFNATKFALMNGAGVAELPAREELSDADRWILDRAEEVRAKVDAYLDDYQFAKANELLYHYVWDELCDWYLEIAKTQIPRDFDAATAEEQATGRTTQIVLGRVLDLVLRLLHPTMPFVTEVLWKALTGGETIVTAQWPTQEHTNGGAEKDEVAARRIEDADKLITELRRFRSDQGVKPSQKVPGRLDFAAADLQNQEELIRNLANTTEPGEDFTASASIEVRLSQATVEVTLDTSGAVDVEAERKRLEKDLAKAQKELDQTGKKLGNEAFLSKAPEAVVEKIRTRQQVAQEEVERITARLEGLK